A stretch of the Verrucomicrobiia bacterium genome encodes the following:
- a CDS encoding sigma-70 family RNA polymerase sigma factor has protein sequence MPTSLKRDYAASADDVLVGWSQQGDIEAFEQLVFRHRDKIFARAMMMMRNEEEALDLSQEAWVKSWQRLQQFHGDSSFATWMTRIVINLCLDQIRRQKKARSESIEQLEEEGGGVERHLPIEAVNPTEGLEKSELRRRIDEAISKLTEAHRVVIVLHEFEGLQYKEIADRVGISIGTVMSRLFYARRRLAGLLQAVRRERAE, from the coding sequence ATGCCCACGTCATTGAAACGGGATTACGCGGCGTCGGCGGACGACGTCCTGGTGGGTTGGTCCCAGCAGGGCGACATTGAGGCCTTCGAGCAGCTGGTATTCCGCCATCGTGACAAGATTTTTGCCCGGGCAATGATGATGATGCGCAATGAGGAAGAGGCTCTCGACCTCTCTCAGGAAGCCTGGGTGAAGTCCTGGCAGCGCCTGCAGCAGTTCCACGGGGATTCCTCGTTCGCGACGTGGATGACCCGGATTGTCATCAATCTCTGCCTCGATCAGATCCGGCGACAGAAGAAGGCGCGATCCGAATCCATTGAGCAGTTGGAGGAGGAAGGCGGCGGCGTCGAGCGGCACCTGCCGATCGAGGCGGTCAATCCCACGGAAGGACTCGAGAAATCGGAGCTTCGGCGGCGGATTGACGAGGCGATTTCGAAGCTGACCGAGGCGCACCGGGTGGTGATCGTCCTCCACGAGTTCGAGGGACTGCAGTACAAGGAGATCGCCGACCGGGTCGGCATTTCCATTGGAACCGTCATGTCCCGGCTTTTCTACGCGCGACGCCGTCTGGCAGGACTCCTGCAGGCGGTCCGCCGGGAACGGGCCGAATGA
- a CDS encoding imidazoleglycerol-phosphate dehydratase, whose protein sequence is MPKRSATLRRTTSETDIQLRLVIDGRGTAAVRTGLGFFDHMLTAFARHAVCDLKLTCRGDLHVDAHHTVEDCGLALGQAYLRALGDKRGLRRYGTGFDPGNPFTGESYVPMDECLARCVIDFSGRPFLVWRGLDELAPRRITRAEKEQDQSSAFRFGLAREFFQGFTNEAKCNLHLELLYGGEPHHVVESLFKAFARAVDVACQRDPRIRRLVPSSKGRL, encoded by the coding sequence ATGCCGAAACGGTCGGCCACTCTCCGGCGCACCACCTCGGAAACGGACATCCAGCTCCGCCTTGTCATTGACGGGCGGGGCACCGCCGCGGTGCGCACCGGACTGGGCTTCTTCGATCACATGCTTACGGCGTTTGCCCGGCACGCCGTGTGTGACCTGAAGCTCACCTGCCGCGGAGACCTCCATGTGGATGCGCACCACACGGTGGAGGATTGCGGACTGGCCCTCGGTCAGGCCTACCTCAGGGCCCTCGGTGACAAGCGTGGCCTCCGCCGCTACGGGACCGGATTCGACCCCGGAAATCCGTTCACGGGAGAATCCTATGTACCTATGGACGAATGTCTTGCAAGATGCGTTATTGATTTCAGCGGCCGGCCGTTCCTCGTCTGGCGGGGTCTCGATGAGCTCGCCCCGCGGCGGATCACCCGCGCCGAGAAGGAGCAGGACCAGTCCTCGGCGTTCCGGTTCGGACTGGCCCGGGAGTTTTTTCAGGGATTTACCAACGAGGCGAAGTGCAATCTCCATCTGGAGCTTCTCTACGGCGGCGAGCCCCACCATGTCGTCGAGTCACTGTTCAAGGCGTTCGCGCGTGCAGTGGATGTTGCCTGCCAGCGCGATCCCCGCATCCGCCGGTTGGTGCCGAGCTCCAAGGGCCGCCTGTGA
- a CDS encoding NIPSNAP family protein, whose product MNRREFLLHTPIAAAALAPRILAAVNPNACYELRIYTIAPGKREALLKRFRDHTLALFRKHGIESIGYWLPIPETDDRIFFLLRYPDRAARDASWKAFVEDPEWQAAYKASEAQGTLVTRVENPFLVVTDYSPEVRTGDVSGGGVFELRTYTTPPGRLAALDSRFRDHTVGLFAKHGMKNYAYFHKMPDQPEADVTLLYFLTHASEAAARASFDAFRQDPVWVAARGASEQAAGGSLTVPDGVKSLFLLPADFSPTR is encoded by the coding sequence ATGAATCGCCGGGAATTCCTTCTGCACACGCCGATCGCGGCGGCCGCCCTGGCCCCTCGAATCCTTGCCGCCGTGAATCCAAATGCCTGTTACGAGCTTCGCATCTACACCATCGCCCCCGGCAAACGGGAGGCCCTGCTGAAGCGGTTCCGGGACCACACGCTGGCCCTGTTCCGCAAGCACGGGATTGAGAGCATTGGCTACTGGCTCCCGATTCCGGAGACCGACGACCGGATCTTTTTCCTCCTGCGCTATCCGGACCGCGCGGCGCGCGATGCATCGTGGAAGGCGTTTGTGGAGGACCCGGAATGGCAGGCGGCCTACAAGGCCAGCGAGGCTCAAGGAACCCTGGTGACCCGGGTGGAGAACCCATTCCTGGTTGTCACGGACTATTCCCCGGAGGTGCGGACCGGAGACGTCTCCGGAGGCGGGGTGTTTGAATTGCGCACCTACACGACCCCGCCCGGGCGGTTGGCGGCCCTCGACTCGCGGTTTCGGGATCACACGGTGGGCCTGTTCGCCAAACACGGGATGAAGAACTACGCCTATTTTCACAAGATGCCCGACCAACCGGAGGCGGATGTCACGCTGCTGTACTTCCTGACGCACGCCTCCGAGGCGGCGGCCAGGGCTTCCTTCGATGCCTTCCGCCAGGATCCGGTCTGGGTGGCCGCCCGTGGCGCCAGCGAACAGGCGGCCGGTGGCTCTTTGACGGTGCCCGACGGGGTGAAATCCCTGTTCCTGCTGCCGGCCGATTTTTCGCCGACCCGGTGA
- a CDS encoding type II secretion system protein produces the protein MTTQGASGREPDRRSAGPPGLGATAGAFTLIELLVVIAIIAILAGMLLPALGKAKERAWLANDLNNIRQVVLAANLFAADNNDYIPYASWGDCDVRDSWCTARGIQNGQGRSDAAVWSNQVASFRQSQLGNYLGTEKVLTCPKDLAERGSGRGATDYRRRNIKITSYLWNGSTVGFQSSGSATPTSKFKLGAMRPTGMLMWEAPAEQSDFLFNDVGSSPFEGISQRHGRSRRGRDQTEDVNGVATFGDLSGRAFTMNMKKWFTPDYAGTTVWPAAPRFNGPNDAWYSLDTRNGGWP, from the coding sequence ATGACGACCCAAGGAGCGTCCGGTCGCGAACCTGATCGGAGGAGTGCCGGCCCCCCCGGCCTCGGCGCCACGGCCGGCGCCTTCACCCTCATCGAGCTCCTGGTGGTGATCGCGATCATCGCGATTCTTGCGGGCATGCTGCTGCCGGCTCTCGGAAAGGCCAAGGAGCGGGCGTGGCTGGCCAACGATCTGAACAACATCCGCCAGGTGGTCCTGGCCGCCAATCTGTTCGCCGCCGACAACAACGACTACATCCCGTACGCGAGCTGGGGGGACTGTGATGTGCGTGACAGCTGGTGCACGGCGAGGGGCATCCAAAACGGACAGGGGCGCAGCGATGCGGCCGTCTGGTCGAACCAGGTGGCCAGCTTCCGGCAGAGCCAGCTGGGCAACTATCTGGGCACTGAGAAGGTCCTGACGTGCCCCAAGGACCTTGCCGAGCGGGGATCGGGTCGGGGGGCGACGGACTACCGGCGACGGAACATCAAGATCACCAGCTACCTGTGGAACGGCTCCACCGTGGGATTCCAGTCGTCGGGCTCTGCCACCCCCACCTCAAAATTCAAGCTGGGGGCGATGCGCCCCACCGGGATGTTGATGTGGGAGGCTCCGGCCGAGCAGAGTGATTTTCTGTTCAACGATGTGGGGAGTTCGCCGTTTGAAGGGATTTCGCAGCGGCACGGACGTTCCCGCCGCGGACGGGACCAGACCGAGGACGTGAATGGCGTGGCGACGTTCGGCGACCTGTCGGGCCGTGCCTTTACGATGAACATGAAGAAGTGGTTCACGCCGGACTATGCGGGCACGACGGTCTGGCCGGCGGCGCCGCGCTTCAACGGGCCAAACGACGCCTGGTACAGCCTGGACACCCGGAACGGCGGCTGGCCCTGA
- the rpe gene encoding ribulose-phosphate 3-epimerase encodes MIIAPSLLAGDFGRLAREAERAHRAGGDWLHLDIMDGHFVPNVSFGPAVVAAVRPHFPRYRDVHLMCSKPDILLEPFVKAGASGLTIHVELGSQVTPLLWKIRSLGRQVGLAVNPPTNINEARPFVRQIDVLLIMTVNPGFGGQEFIHECVPKIQQAAAWRRELGLDYRIEVDGGINPDTAAECARAGADTFVAGTSLFHQRQLGAAVRKMRRAVAAAAAARA; translated from the coding sequence ATGATCATCGCGCCCTCGCTGCTGGCCGGCGATTTTGGCCGGCTCGCCCGGGAGGCGGAACGGGCTCATCGTGCCGGAGGGGACTGGCTGCATCTGGACATCATGGACGGCCATTTCGTGCCCAACGTGTCCTTCGGGCCCGCGGTGGTGGCCGCCGTCCGGCCTCATTTCCCACGATATCGCGACGTCCATCTGATGTGTTCCAAGCCCGACATCCTGCTCGAACCGTTCGTGAAGGCGGGAGCCAGCGGGCTCACGATTCATGTCGAACTCGGATCCCAGGTCACTCCCCTGCTTTGGAAGATCCGTTCGCTGGGACGGCAGGTCGGCCTGGCCGTGAACCCGCCGACGAACATCAACGAGGCGCGCCCCTTCGTGCGCCAGATTGACGTCCTGCTGATCATGACAGTGAACCCGGGGTTCGGCGGGCAGGAGTTCATCCACGAATGCGTGCCCAAGATCCAGCAGGCGGCCGCGTGGCGGCGGGAGCTGGGGCTCGACTACCGCATCGAGGTGGATGGCGGCATCAACCCGGACACCGCGGCCGAGTGCGCCCGGGCGGGAGCCGACACCTTCGTCGCAGGCACGTCGCTGTTTCACCAGCGCCAGCTGGGCGCAGCGGTACGAAAAATGCGGCGCGCCGTGGCCGCGGCCGCGGCCGCGCGCGCTTGA
- a CDS encoding class I fructose-bisphosphate aldolase: MIDGIRQALGHQAASLLDFSTPKIPKSVLHLPGPDFVDRLFAPSDRNARVLANLQRLHASGRLGGTGYLSILPVDQGIEHSAGASFAKNPAYFDPENIVKLAIEGGCNAVASTYGVLGSVARRYAHRIPFLVKINHNELLTYPNKADQILFGTVKEAWDMGAAAVGATIYFGSENAGRQIVEVAQAFAQAHELGMATVLWCYLRNPAFKKDKDYHVSADLTGQANHLGVTIQADIIKQKLPENNGGFLALNSGDSSYGKLDKRMYSELCSDHPIDLCRYQVANCYLGRAGLINSGGASGANDFGEAVATAVINKRAGGMGLISGRKAFQRPMAEGVKLLNTIQDVYLCPDVTVA, from the coding sequence ATGATTGACGGTATTCGCCAGGCACTGGGCCACCAGGCCGCTTCGCTCCTCGACTTTTCAACTCCCAAGATTCCCAAATCGGTGCTGCACCTGCCGGGACCGGACTTTGTGGACCGTCTGTTTGCACCTTCGGACCGCAACGCCCGCGTGCTGGCGAACCTCCAGCGGCTTCATGCCTCCGGGCGCCTTGGCGGCACGGGCTACTTGTCCATCCTGCCCGTGGATCAGGGCATCGAGCATTCGGCCGGTGCCAGTTTCGCGAAGAATCCCGCCTACTTCGACCCGGAAAACATCGTCAAGCTGGCCATCGAGGGCGGATGCAACGCGGTGGCGTCCACCTATGGCGTGCTGGGTTCCGTTGCCCGCCGGTATGCGCACCGGATCCCGTTCCTGGTGAAGATCAACCACAACGAATTGCTGACCTACCCGAACAAGGCGGACCAAATTTTGTTCGGGACGGTGAAGGAGGCGTGGGACATGGGGGCGGCGGCGGTGGGCGCGACGATCTACTTCGGGTCCGAGAATGCGGGGCGGCAGATCGTGGAGGTGGCCCAGGCGTTTGCGCAGGCGCACGAACTGGGGATGGCGACGGTCCTGTGGTGCTACTTGCGCAACCCGGCCTTCAAGAAGGACAAGGATTATCACGTGTCCGCCGACCTGACCGGTCAGGCCAATCACCTCGGCGTGACGATCCAAGCGGACATCATCAAGCAGAAGCTCCCCGAAAACAACGGAGGGTTCCTGGCGTTGAACAGCGGCGATTCCAGCTATGGGAAGCTCGACAAGCGCATGTACAGCGAGCTGTGCAGCGACCATCCGATTGATCTTTGCCGCTATCAGGTCGCGAACTGCTATCTCGGTCGCGCCGGTCTCATCAACAGCGGCGGCGCCTCGGGGGCCAACGACTTCGGGGAGGCCGTGGCCACCGCGGTGATCAACAAGCGCGCCGGCGGCATGGGGCTCATTTCCGGCCGCAAGGCGTTTCAGCGTCCGATGGCCGAGGGGGTCAAGCTCCTGAACACCATCCAGGACGTGTACCTTTGCCCCGACGTCACGGTGGCGTGA